The following proteins are co-located in the Dromiciops gliroides isolate mDroGli1 chromosome 2, mDroGli1.pri, whole genome shotgun sequence genome:
- the TC2N gene encoding tandem C2 domains nuclear protein, producing MATEFVKSCCRGCFYASTEKDSKTSVPEGQNVTCLPPMSSVSVKRQVGCTEDYLLSKIPSDGKEVPFVVPRFKLSYIQPKTQATPSHMEELQGSARASFTDRKTELCSSPLDGSNYDIYNPVFMHQHVSPDLTRRFPPNGEALRLSGSVCDLRSPKTPGSPGLSKSMFDLTGSSQRFIQRYDSMSSVPSSSSSRKNSQGSTRSLDTITLSGDERDFGRLNIKLFYNSSVEQIWITILQCRDLSWSSSYGENPTISIKGILTLPKPVHFKSSAKEGSSVIEFMETFVFAIKLQSLKTVRLVFKIQTQTPRKKTIGECSLSLRELNIQEKDYCLDITPPSKISVCHAELEVGTCFQAVNSRIQLQILEAQHLPSSSTPLTLNFFVKVAMFSSGDLIYKKKTRLLKSNNGRVKWGETMIFPFTQNEKEINFLIKLYSRSSVRRKHFVGQIWISEESNCVEAVNQWKDTIANPEKVVIKWHKLHPS from the exons ATGGCAACAGAATTTGTAAAAAGCTGCTGCAGAGGCTGTTTCTATg CTTCCACAGAAAAAGACTCTAAAACATCAGTCCCAGAAGGACAAAATGTTACATGTCTACCTCCAATGTCTTCAGTGTCTGTTAAACGTCAGGTTGGCTGTACTGAGGATTACCTCCTTTCCAAAATTCCATCTGATGGCAAAGAAGTGCCCTTTGTTGTTCCCAGATTTAAATTATCTTATATTCAACCTAAGACTCAAGCAACTCCCTCACATATGGAGGAACTTCAAG GTTCTGCCAGAGCCTCCTTTACAGATCGAAAAACAGAACTTTGCAGTTCACCTTTGGATGGATCTAACTATGACATATATAATCCAGTCTTCATGCATCAGCATGTATCACCAGACTTAACTAGGCGATTTCCTCCTAATGGTGAAGCTCTGAGGCTATCTGGGTCAG TTTGTGACTTACGGAGCCCCAAAACACCTGGGTCCCCTGGACTAAGCAAATCTATGTTTGATCTTACAGGTTCATCACAGCGATTCATCCAA AGATATGATTCAATGTCCAGTGTACCAAGCAGTTCGTCTTCAAGGAAGAATTCTCAGGGCAGTACTCGAAGCCTGG ATACAATCACATTATCTGGAGATGAAAGAGATTTTGGAAGATTGAACataaaattgttctataattcaTCAGTAGAACAGATTTGGATCACAATTCTACAG TGCAGAGACTTGAGTTGGTCTTCCAGTTATGGAGAAAACCCTACTATTTCTATAAAAGGAATATTAACTTTGCCCAAACCAGTACATTTCAAATCTTCAGCAAAAGAAGGATCCAGT gTTATTGAATTTATGGAGACTTTTGTATTTGCTATTAAACTCCAAAGCCTGAAAACTGTTAGGCTGGTGTTTAAGATCCAAACCCAGACTCCCAGGAAGAAAACCATTGGAGAATGCTCATTATCTCTCAGAGAGCTTAACATACAGGAAAAGGATTACTGTTTGGATATAACACCTCCTTCAAAAATTTCA GTGTGTCATGCAGAACTTGAAGTGGGAACTTGTTTTCAAGCAGTCAACAGCAGGATTCAGTTACAAATTCTTGAGGCACAACACCTTCCGAGCTCATCTACTCCTCTAACTTTGA ATTTCTTTGTGAAGGTGGCAATGTTTAGTTCAGGAGATTTGATTTACAAGAAGAAGACTCGTCTGCTAAAATCCAACAATGGCAGAGTAAAGTGGGGAGAAACAATGATTTTTCCATTTAcacagaatgagaaagaaattaattttcttatcaaGCTTTATAGTCGGAGCTCAGTaagaagaaaacactttgtagGACAG ATCTGGATAAGTGAGGAAAGCAACTGTGTTGAAGCTGTGAACCAATGGAAGGACACAATTGCAAATCCAGAGAAGGTTGTTATCAAATGGCACAAATTACATCCATCTTGA